The genomic DNA TAACGATCATATCGTGCTTATTCCGCAGATCATTTACCTTGATAAATGAAAGTTCCCACATTCTAAAAATCATTTgtcttttctccatttttaGTGTAGTTCAGACATTGCAGTGATCGTTCGCCTCACAATAAAGATCCTGAAAGCTGAAACAAACATGTATTCTTTTCATGACATCGCAAAAGTTTGTTCAAAAATCGAGCCCGtttctgatgatgatgatggtctTGAAGATGACACTTCAACTGATCATTCCGACAATCAGTCGGACAGAATTTTGGAAGAATATACtctgaacaacaacaacaacaacaacaataacaacgtAAACATAAGAGGAAGAGAAAGCAATTTTAAAGGACGTGATAACCTGAGTTTCACCGAACGAACGGCGACCAGTGAAATTCCGAGTCTTTCCGACGACCTATCGATTAGCCAGCGAGGCCAGCCATTCGTTGACAATACCACAGCTGTGGGATGTGTGCTCGTGTCTGCGGGAACGATTGAAGCGGAGAGCATGAATGGACAGGTGACTGCTTCTGTGTACGAGAATGGTGGACTTGAAGCCTTGCGTTGCGATGGGTCGTCTGCTGAGTATGACCAGGAGCTATATGCAAACAACATTGACGCAAGAACGATTCCTCCGCACAATGCTGCACTTGATGGTGACCGAGAATCTCTTTACCGCTCCGTGTGGTTTGCAGGGGATGACCAAAAGATTTATGCTAAAAATGGTGTAGAGCCGAGAACGTGGGCCCCTCAGCGTCATGCTCCACCGGAGGCTGATCATGAATCTCTGTATCGCTCTGTGTGGTTTGCTGGGGATGATCAAAGGATTTATGCCAAACAAATCGAGCAAAGAACGATACCGGCTGAACAGAATGCTTTACCCCAGAGATTACGAGGTGACCAGTCGAATACTCACAGAAAAATGCCATATGTACTCATGGCCACGAAAGGAGAGTTTTCATCTTGCGAAGAGTTGTATGCATTTAATGGTACCCACAGATCGTTGACTCTGTACGAGATGGGCATCCAACGAAAATCATGTTGTCACTGCCCCTGTCATATTCCGACGCCGTCGTATGTACTTGCGCCCGAGTTAAAAAGTCAGAGGCCATCAGTAATTATGGTTCCTGCCAAAAGGCAAGCGGTATTCTCAGACCCTTCATCAAAGGTAATGTAAATTAATGTACCATAGCAGTAAGAAATATGTTTattggatttaaaaaaaaaatggcattaTTTGGGCGAGTTTTGAGTCTTGATATCAAGCAGAAGATTATTTTTAGTGTTAATTATTAGCTTGAAGGTCTTGATTAATTTAGAATCGCTAGCAATAATTTTCAATGCAATAATTTGTCCTGAGCATTTTGTTGCTTTTACTCCCTTCTTTAAACTCGTCGTTTTGTATGCTctcaaaaaatggacaaaaaaacAGATTGTCGCTGATCTACGACTTAGCAGGACGGGGCAATACCGGCCGGACAtcaatttgtatttttgtaataGTTTTTATAGAAACAGCGATGAAACGTAGCTTTCTACGTCAACCCGAAACCCGGTAATAAAGCTATTCCCTTTCCTAGCTCGTTCATTGATCAAACTATGGCCAGTGTATCCATCCTTCATTGCCTATAAAACGCGCGTTTCGTGGAAAGGGTAAAGTAAACATACGTTTATGGCAGGTGACAGTGAACCGTTGTAGTGAAAGCCGGAGTTCGTTGAGGTGACAGACCGCAGTTTCAACGGTGCACCTCGTTATTAACAAGGAAACTGATCTTGAGATAGTGAGCGATTTAGGGCAAGCCTACTGTGATTGAGTGCATTTTCTCGTGTTCAATTGTTGTAATGACAAAACCGTcttaacgattttttttttcgtgttttaaAAACCAGATCGAATCAGTGGCTCAAAGGCTTCACGCAGAAAAGGCCAGCCTAACAAGGGATATGGACTACGCGGAAGTAGTGGTAATTAAAAAATGCATAGGCAGTTTCTGAAGACTTAAATTATATTTAATGATATGAGAATCGAGGAAACGTGGCGTTTTGGAAAGCAAGAATCTACAAATCTACTAAGgtataatcaggggcacccaacgaatctattcctcacattatctgttccccagaggaatcttgctggctggcaaaaatacaggtgtttcgatgagctggatgggaaattttgttattgattgaggttttgcctgggaattactgactttttccaGCATTTCAAcacgagctggctgtagaaactctgaaaactTAGGAcgactaagaaaaaaaaaaaaaaataaccccttccctctcccagagagtagtcacaaacatacgactgctggtcagagtgattgcgcttgcgggaaaaacctgttttgtcccggttttgtcgcttttgttcggtcgttttggatcgagggatttgaaagcgctcggaattcctggctgggaaataaatttgatcagctggctgggaaaccaaccaattttatctagctggctgggaaatttcttgtgtgtcttgctgggaaaaaggaacagataatgttttcccagcaacactgaaaaacacctgaaaatgccttaataacatttattttcattaactggggtataataatacgtTTTACtgaacaaattggtcgttgggtgcccctgataatgTTTACGGACCTACTAACCGAGCGCTGGAAATCTCGGAAATGAATCTGTCAACTCTTTCGTGGATCTGGGCTCAGAATTGTTTACGTACTGTTTAAAAAAGGAGAATCAGTGCTCCTTTTGAGTGAATTCAAAAACTTCCTTCGGGAGTCCGAGTAAGGATTCAAAATGTGAGGGGAAGATATTCGCATACAAAAAAAACAAGCCGGGCTTCACTTCTATTCTTTAGATAAAGAATTCTAATGGGGAGtcttttatcgggtttaaagctcatgcacgtgacgttttatcgatgttttgatctCATGAATTATCAATGATTTTTGGAAGACATTTTAGTACTCTCTTTCAGTGAAAAGCAGAGATTCATACGAGGTTGACCTCTGCGCCAGCACCTTAATCGTGGACTATTTGTAACCTACCAATATTTCTTTACGATAAGGAAATATGTGCAGTTTCGACAAAAAATAATCACCAACTCCAGTTGCCGTTATTTTATTTTGTAGGCCCAATCAGATTCATCCGATGATTACGAAAACGAGAAACAAGAAAAGTACTTCCGATTGAACCTCGATGGAACAACAGCAAGGTTTAAACTGACAAATGAAGAGTTGGAAAGAATCCCAATCAATACCTGCCCAAGTGGTGGCCGATTGCTCAGCGGGGATTGGACTCGAATCTTTCGCGGCAAAGTAAAAGAAAGCAACCCATGGTGCAGTTTGCGCTTCAACAACAATCGCGTGAGATCAGAAAACTCTCGCAAAATCCATTCAGCGGTGTTTTTTAGAGAACGCGCGGAATGGAAGCGCCCAGAATGCAACGTCAAAGTGCGATTTGTTATCCGCAAAGAGAGGGGAAAACACGTGGCAGTGACGTATGTAGGCAAGGTGTGCCACAGTAGCAATCCTGGCGGAAGTGACGCAACAAATGGAAGGAAACGAAGACAAGTGCGCTGCGGACGCAAGCCTTCTAACTTATAAAATGAAACGAACATTTGATGCCACTGCAAATCCTTCCCGGCTTCCGAGTCAGCTGGTTTGGTACAAAATATTCCTTTTGAACTTAACATTTTAAGTCTAGCCTTTGGGGATTTGCGTTTTGAgctatttttgtaatatttttccTTAAAGTGTGGTTTTCCCTAGAGACAaacacaagcgcaagcataaacgCAAGAACAAGAGATTCGTATCAAGTGAAAACGAACCttaacgcaagcacaagcacgaCGCAGAGACAAAGATTCACTAGTCCATGTTCTCTCTTACAACGCAGCTCTGCCAGTGGAATCTGGAACGGGTCTTGTTCATTGGTCGAACATCACAGCTTTCGGTGTGCTTGCGTTATGTCCCGTTTTCTCGCAACGAAAGCGAACGAATgcataagcgcaagcataaggaaaaggaaaattttgatccttgcgTTTGTGTTTATGTTTACGTCAGCGCTCTTGTGCTTgagtcgctagtgaaaaccaggtttAAATGATCAAGGTATTCAACTGGTtagtcaataggccatttccgagttcatgtctgcctcctcttcataacgagtctaagtgcgaagtatttgtgatggtaattagttctactttacaatgaatgaaaactaattttcataacaaaaacttcgcacttagactcgctttgaagaggaggcagacatgaactcggaaatggcctattttcagTGATGTTCCGAATCGTAAACTTGAACCTGGTTTAGTTGTCGTTACGTTAAATGTCATGTAGCGAActgaaaattcagttttacgTTTGAAATGTGAAGAAATTAGCTACCTGTGACGTTTTTCTTCAGTGATGCTCGCTCTCAgttaaaaacatttgtttctaAGTTCCATTTTTCTAACAACTCGAACGAAAATAGCCCATTGTTTCGTCAACCAAACAACCTCTTGTTGGCATATGAACTACGATCGATGAAGTGGCAATGAACATTGTCATTTGCCTTATGCAAGACCCTAAGATGCAACGCCGACGGAAACTACAACCTCGCCCTAAAATAAAAATCCCGCGTTATTatacgacaaaaaaaaaataaactgttgtgATCAGCGATTCAGTAAGGAGAAAACAAGAGGaatttatcatatggcccgtacggccccgctgCTCTTTCGTCGtgaaactattgggaaaatgcccgtatgagggccgtacgcgtaagcgcgagcagggccggaaaaagccgtacgacCCTGCTAGGAACACAcactgctccgtgcgatgcgtacgccatgacctcgggcctcGGTCTCGgtccaaatattttcccgtccggccctcccactcagtcaataagtacgtATTATTTTCACGTACATAAAATGGTGGAAAGTTGTAATGCTTCCGTGGGAAGGATAcaatacaagttgcttggcaacgggcgaagggacaactgaaaaatcagattcCAAGGCAGCATTCGAAAATACGACCTCCGTAACACAGGTcgggatgctctacccattgagctacaaAACTGCAACTGAAAATTTAGGACCAAGATAAACGACCTACAAAAGCTCTCCGTTGGGTTCTAGTAGCGCATCCCACCGTTGTTGCGGATGTCgcgggttcgaatcctgcctaaaaaactgatttttcagttgcccTTTAACCCGTTGCCAAGCAGCTTGAAATTTATTCCACGTGTTGATGTTTTCAGGGCGACgttttttgagacgcagacggttAGTAAACCGTTATGTGAATTTTTCGCCTGCAAGGACAATAGCGTCTCTCTtatggagaaaagaaaagaaacttagcattataaatgttgttgtgtgaagacaagttacaAAGGACTGAAAGCAACTCTCTTTCGGTTGCTGCGTGTTCCACGAAAACGTCGCGTGACtgaagcctagttttcatatgccGGAAAATCCCGGACGAGCGGGAATTTCGCAGTTTTCCGACCGTGCGTGCCAGATTTTCCCgactaatgaaaaccataaatcgtaaacatccccgataatctgtctgggattttcccgaaaTATGCTCCCTGATGTGcctgctgcttgtcataaaatgaaacatgaaaattCTCTAACTCGATACCTGGAGCTAACAGTCACGAAATGATGCATATCAAACAAATTGCTTCCATTTTTGCTGAAACGTAAATTTTAGTCTTGCGTTTGCCATTTGCCGCGTAAACGCGAAGCCAAACTTGTGTCTAATATTTGGGAATTTCACATTTTGCAGTGATGGATGGGAAATAGCATTTGGCAGCGAAGATTAGCAATAAAAGACGACATTTTGAAGTCATCTTGACTTCATTTTCCTGAGTGATCCTAGCAAATGATTGTCGTTGAATTGAGGTGTTTATGTTGAACGTCAATAAATAAACTAACTTTTTTGACAACCGCTGTTTTAAGCATCGTTCTTTTCTTGTAACAGAATGTGACATTCGCTGGAAACATCATAGAACCTACAGGAGAAAGATCTAGATGCGATTCTGGTTCGAAATGAATATGATCATTGATTCACAATCCACCAAGTGACAGCGCGTAAGGAGATTATTATTAATTCCATCTTACGGTTTTTTTTAAACCCAAATCCTGTTACATTAAGACTGTTCATCTCTGCGCACTTTGAAATTTCTCATTCCAAGGGGCTGCGATTTTGGTCATGTGGTTCACTCATTGAGCGTGGGAGAACTAAAAGCTTGCACCTTTCATTCGTATGATAAGTGCGAGGCGAGGTGGTAAGACTTTTGCGGCCGGTGGCTCAGGGCAAACAAGCTGTAAACAACTCTTCAGTTCTAGTGCAAAAATTTCTATGCATGTGTTCCCAAACAAAAGTTTGTGCAGACTCACAGGTCAGATTCCCAACGCACTGACTACATGCAGTGCTCTGTACTGAAAAAAGAAGACAATGGAATCCACAAGTACGGCCTGGTTTACATGCACCGAATCGAATTGCCGAATCAGAGGCAAGTAAATTACTCccaacattgcaacattgttggccaacaactcccaacgcTGCATCTGCAACAAACAACGCTGCCTTGAGCATCAACTTCTCGGGTACtgccaatctcgttcccagagcccaagcgtcttttggtcagcgccaagacgCATTGAGGGATGTAGAAAACCTtgatattcttggttttcatccacgcGATGAGACAATGGCATGTTTGTGtacaaaaaaatagaaaatagccccacaagttttgcgtAATAAAATTCCTAAAAGACACTTGACTGCGTTGttctgtacatcaacatggctggcgtgacgtcagatgcaaaccatttACTATAAAAATAGTTCTTGCCCAACCCCTACACGGTCCATCCAGTCGATCATTTTACACCTCGTGTTCATTTTCGATGAAGTCTTCGAAACTTTGTGTTTCTGTGTAGGTGTTGCGTTTTCGTCGTGAGTACGTCGTCAACGATTGTCGGTTTTTCCCCAGGTCTTTTGAAAAGGCTGTTACTTTGAGGCCAGAGGAgtttcttatgaaaatttctTGCAATATAATGTCGTCTTCAGAACCTTGAAGGCTATGACTTATTTTTCACAGCgattacaattatctccaacaAACATAGACGAAGTCGTAACCGAAAGACCCCAGTGGAGTGTGTGGGGTCACCCCACACACTCAGATTCAAATTGTTGTGGCTATTCtctgtgagtgtatgggtgggtgggtagaGTAGGTCTAcgtcagctgaatagctgcccccccccccctcccccgcaaAACTTCAatctgctcaaacaaataaatctaAAAGTAAATAACAAACTGGTCTCCACAACGCTTGGATTTCAACGGTGGAATCCGACCAGAACTACGGAAATTGTGACTGAAATACGTAAGCATCGACAGTATAAGTGTCGTAAGACGATCATTCAAGAGAAAGCAGAAGAAACACACTAGTGTCGTGACACACAATATCAAAAAGTTTATTCGACTCTTAGTTTAAAAGGAGGCTTCTCAACGTTTTTTCTCTTGCTCCATGGCACAGAGTTCACTCGGATCCAAACAAAAACACACTATTGGACCCAGGGTAGCGAAAGTGAATTCAGACTTACCAGTAATTCTTTATTTTTAGTGATAAAACCATAATGAGGTTTACTGAGCGAGAATTTAGCAACGCCCCAAACtctttatttgaaaaatttcaGCTCATTTGAGCATTCTTGTCACCGTTAAGAGCTTCATACCCTGTGTATACTGTTTAAGATCTTTTCCAAACTTTAAATAAGTAAAATATTGAATTGCTTGATACAAGTGACTATAAATTTGTCGAATCAATAAGATGTCTAGCTTTCTAATAACTAAAGCTACAAAAATATAGCGATGTTCCAATAATAAGCTCTCTTAATTTTGAAGCAGATTTCCACCACCAAAGTGCTAGGTcataaaaaaatattcaaatagtcCTCAGTAAAAAATTTCCTATCCATTATTCCACTAATTGAATATAAAACAATATTACttagtttttaaaaatgaacTATGAACGTGGATCTAATGAGTGTATTTTGTGTGTACTATGTCTCTAAATATAAAAATACCAGGTAAAATTAAAGCTGTCGATCATTTCTCATCTTAATTATATATCTGCCTCTTTAATCAAAAATACTAGcagatgcattttttttttaaccgaaCTGGCTAATTTCTCTTAATTGCAGTCTCTAACTATCTaggtttttcttaaaaaatgaagtttgaaaaaaatattgatagACTGTGActatcagccaatcaaatggcaAGGGTACTGGAAAGTTTAATGGCAGTGAAGGGCACCGCTTGTTTCTATAATGGTTGACTTTACCGACTTTAATAATAGCGACATAATAAGTAACAGGACTCCATGCCTGTCCAATATAAAAACATCATTGGACTCTAACTGCCCGTGACAACTGCACGGGGCCGTAGGCCAAGTCAAAGGTGCCAGGATATAAGCAAGGTGTCCTATTACATTTACAAATAGGAAATACGGATTATGGTAAGCACACATATATATTGTCCAATCAGGCGAGCCTCTCCCCTGCCCGTTTTCAATGTTGTCCCCAGAAACGTTTCTTCAAGACATCGAGAGCAACATTTTGCACGGTCGCGAAGGGTTTTTGTGCCTGAACGTTGGACACGCATCCTGGTTTACTATTTATACACCTTTCAAATTCACGAAGAATATACTTTTTAAGATCTCTTCGGGAAGGCCTCAATAAACGTCTTCTTCATTAAGTCAAAAATATCGAATTCTCATCTCAGTGCTACATACTTTGACACGCGCATGTTATTCAGTTCTTTTCAATAAGACTTAAAGGAACATAAACAACCAGTAATGAGTACTCTTCGTTGTCGAAACATTCACACATTCTCGCCTTTTTTCGAGGCTCGAGACATCAGTCGGAAGTGCACTGGTTTCTTCGGAGTATGTACGTTCTTTAACCGTGTAGGGTGGAGAGAGTGCGTCCGCAGCGCACTTGTCTTCGTTTCCTTCCATTTGTTGCGTCACTTCCGCCAGGATTGCTACTGTGGCACACCTTGCCTACATACGTCACTGCCACGTGTTTTCCCCTCTCTTTGCGGATAACAAATCGCACTTTGACGTTGCATTCTGGGCGCTTGCATTCCGCGCCTCCTCTAAAAAACACCGCTGAATGGATTTTGCGAGAGTTTTCTGATCTCACGTGGTTGTTTTTGAAGCGCAAACTGCACCATGGGTTGCTTTCTTTTACTTTGCTGAGAAAGATTCGAGTCCAATCCCCGCTGAGCAATCGGCCACCACTTGGGAAGGTATTGATTGGGATTCTATCCCACTCTTCTTTCGTCAGTTTAAACCTTGCTGTTGTTCCATCGAGGTTCACTCGGAAGTACTTTTCTTGTCGCCCGTCTTCGTCATCATCAGAGGAATCTGTGTCACCCTGCAACAGAGAAAATTATGCACCGTAAATCTTGAAGACTCCAAGCTCAAATATATGGCTCTATTTACTCGCCTTTCCTCAACTCCAAGATGGCTTGATTCCGTGCTCTGTGGTTGAGCAGTAAGAAAAGTGATCGCATGATTATCTCCCTTTTAAAGCCAGCATTCCGTTTTTTCAGGTCTCATTATAATAGAACGCTTTACTTGCTTCATTAACACTGCGATAATACACATGTCAATTTCAAATATATTGCTTTCATATATATCTTCCGAAAACTTAAAAGTGAGAGACAGAGGCATTTTGTCGTTGTGGCAACCTatgtttaaaaataataataaaaaaacatcCACGAATAAAGAGTAACCTACCACTTCATACATATGAATTCCATTTTGCTGGACATGTGGTATATTGGTACGTTCCAACATATTACGTCGCTCAGACACTGTGTCGACCTGTTATTGAAAACGAAAATACCCCTTTTAACGCATGGCATGGTGGTAAAATAGTTGCCTTACGCGAGTTAAAGGGTGCAtacctttgggatgatccgaaaaaggatcactgatccaagatcacttggatcacggtgcatcaaaggaacggATTAATCCACTGTGGGAAAGGATTCTTCGGTTCCTTTGATACACCGTGATCCAAGTGAACttagatcagtgatcctttttcggatcatcccaaaggaacgcacccaaaaaaaaataaccCATCTATAGCGTTAGCGAGGCCGCTTCTGTTAAAACATGACCATAAAATAAACAAGATGCAAGCTCAATTTTCATATCCAACACTAAGTTtccttttaagtctaagcatttcctaTCTATGACCAACAATAAGGTTTAGGTCAGGGTAAATACAGCTGTTTATCCTCAATTGAGAAGCATTTGGTGACTCTTTGTGACGTTATTTGTCCGTATTTCGCGACACGACTCATGTCgaagttggggaaaagagcaaggggacacttcgtgacgcttatggAAATCTGCCTGCAtctaatagcccatttccgagttgctgcgtgcctcagtttcaaagagAGTCCTGGAGCacgaccattcaaatggaaatgagttgagctttctaaatcaaatcaaacttaTTTACCCTTCAATagctgagcaccaagactcacttcgaaaccgagacaaagcaactcggaaatggcctattgattgCATTTATGTGAAAcagtaaagttgcaaaaaatTTAATCACGAAGTTCTTAGTTACAAATAAGAGATTGCTGCCGTCcgattgtttacattttgtttcattgacATACGAGTTCGCTCACAGAAGGCATCAGCCTTGCATTACATGAATGCATTACAAATTGAcctcaaaaggtaaaagaactttaTACACTTACTCagtattttcttttgcaaaagttaaatgtcttaagatatattttacctttgcttctctagattttacttttaatagtCCTAATGAGATTCGAGAAAGTTACAAAGCTGGCATTCTTCTGTCCCATGGCCGAGTTAGTGAGAGGTATAGGTCTGTTCCCTTCAATGACGTCAAGAACTAATTTACATTtccaaagttctttcaaaactcTAATGCAAAGTACTCTATGACGTCAtctaaaaaataaaagccaTGCTTCTCACTGCCTCGGCCTGCCAGCACTCTAATACATACCTTACGaggcacattaaaaaaaaaatctacgtAGGTAAATGTATATTTGATATTTAACTTTTGCTagagaaaatattttgaggttACTGGTGCACtttaaatctccaattttaagccttttagtgTTGacaacgagccagttattagccatcaaaactgataaattcttgggtggcaaaagcccATACATTCTTGGTAAAATTTCGCATTTTCAAAGCATTATTTCCCAAAGATTATCTGATATTCAAATtctcagagatagctcattatgcatcgtcctttcaatattcagtatttTATTGTTGGccgactgattagaaaacgatagcattgtgctaatgaggcaaagaaGGTaaataatgcacctatcaatgtaaaccccgtggggggggggggggggagtgcggGCAACGGGTGGGGATTTGACGGCGAAATCCATCTCCTCCGTGGGAGGTTTGATCGAGTACCTCTGCTCGGGGGTCgggacatttaatttttttggctGAGAGACTGGGACCAAGATGAAGCGTGGTTACCTAGCATCGTCTTTATTGACTTTGGAATGGCGTGGGTTTCGGAGAAAGTGAGTTTTTTATCGATGTTTATCTGCTACTTCATAGGCCATCTAGTctattaaaaaatgtttttagaaCATTCCTACTTTGAAGTGAATGTACATGACACATCATGTTGTCTCATAAGGGAGATAGGTTGATAAATCAAGTTTGCGAGATTCATACCAAGTTTAAGT from Montipora capricornis isolate CH-2021 chromosome 2, ASM3666992v2, whole genome shotgun sequence includes the following:
- the LOC138038057 gene encoding uncharacterized protein isoform X1, with protein sequence MCCLASSNFYLNGINGPVNFSQCSSDIAVIVRLTIKILKAETNMYSFHDIAKVCSKIEPVSDDDDGLEDDTSTDHSDNQSDRILEEYTLNNNNNNNNNNVNIRGRESNFKGRDNLSFTERTATSEIPSLSDDLSISQRGQPFVDNTTAVGCVLVSAGTIEAESMNGQVTASVYENGGLEALRCDGSSAEYDQELYANNIDARTIPPHNAALDGDRESLYRSVWFAGDDQKIYAKNGVEPRTWAPQRHAPPEADHESLYRSVWFAGDDQRIYAKQIEQRTIPAEQNALPQRLRGDQSNTHRKMPYVLMATKGEFSSCEELYAFNGTHRSLTLYEMGIQRKSCCHCPCHIPTPSYVLAPELKSQRPSVIMVPAKRQAVFSDPSSKIESVAQRLHAEKASLTRDMDYAEVVAQSDSSDDYENEKQEKYFRLNLDGTTARFKLTNEELERIPINTCPSGGRLLSGDWTRIFRGKVKESNPWCSLRFNNNRVRSENSRKIHSAVFFRERAEWKRPECNVKVRFVIRKERGKHVAVTYVGKVCHSSNPGGSDATNGRKRRQVRCGRKPSNL
- the LOC138038057 gene encoding uncharacterized protein isoform X2, with product MYSFHDIAKVCSKIEPVSDDDDGLEDDTSTDHSDNQSDRILEEYTLNNNNNNNNNNVNIRGRESNFKGRDNLSFTERTATSEIPSLSDDLSISQRGQPFVDNTTAVGCVLVSAGTIEAESMNGQVTASVYENGGLEALRCDGSSAEYDQELYANNIDARTIPPHNAALDGDRESLYRSVWFAGDDQKIYAKNGVEPRTWAPQRHAPPEADHESLYRSVWFAGDDQRIYAKQIEQRTIPAEQNALPQRLRGDQSNTHRKMPYVLMATKGEFSSCEELYAFNGTHRSLTLYEMGIQRKSCCHCPCHIPTPSYVLAPELKSQRPSVIMVPAKRQAVFSDPSSKIESVAQRLHAEKASLTRDMDYAEVVAQSDSSDDYENEKQEKYFRLNLDGTTARFKLTNEELERIPINTCPSGGRLLSGDWTRIFRGKVKESNPWCSLRFNNNRVRSENSRKIHSAVFFRERAEWKRPECNVKVRFVIRKERGKHVAVTYVGKVCHSSNPGGSDATNGRKRRQVRCGRKPSNL